In Mytilus trossulus isolate FHL-02 chromosome 6, PNRI_Mtr1.1.1.hap1, whole genome shotgun sequence, a single window of DNA contains:
- the LOC134722870 gene encoding thrombospondin-1-like, protein MHKLTLMCLLSLIVQPVIGNWSPWSSWTECTKPCGRGRKSRERLCDGVGSCSGPGFESDSCNKNACPVNGNWGPWTFNGPCSVTCGQGVQERLRICNDPAPVGDGKPCDGVDIDSQNCVNVEQCAVNGNWGPWTLYGQCSVMCGEGVQTRTRLCNDPAPVGDGAPCNGEMTSSKSCNIEACAAFTATLPGGVYPYQNGGLIGYPIKLLDTRGYSNGIFTVLPGMGGVYSVSVTMMSGSVTGHTTLRKNGDILVWLFTNKEYDMASQTINIHLWFFLMTYFRLMLSKEHAPVFEVHVM, encoded by the exons ATGCACAAGCTCACTCTGATGTGTTTGCTGTCCTTGATTGTTCAACCAG TCATTGGAAATTGGTCACCATGGTCTTCTTGGACAGAATGCACTAAACCTTGTGGGCGTGGAAGGAAGTCAAGAGAACGACTATGTGATGGTGTCGGTAGTTGTTCAGGTCCTGGCTTTGAATCCGATAGTTGTAACAAGAATGCATGTCCAG TCAATGGAAACTGGGGACCATGGACTTTTAATGGACCATGCTCAGTAACTTGTGGACAAGGAGTGCAGGAAAGACTACGAATTTGTAATGATCCTGCTCCTGTAGGGGACGGAAAGCCATGTGATGGTGTAGATATTGACTCACAAAATTGTGTTAACGTAGAACAATGTGCAG TCAATGGAAACTGGGGACCATGGACTCTTTATGGACAATGCTCAGTAATGTGTGGAGAGGGAGTGCAAACAAGAACACGATTGTGTAATGATCCTGCTCCTGTAGGGGACGGAGCGCCATGTAATGGTGAAATGACTAGCTCAAAAAGTTGTAACATAGAAGCATGTGCAG CATTCACAGCGACATTACCCGGAGGTGTTTATCCATATCAGAACGGTGGTCTTATCGGATATCCGATTAAGCTTTTAGACACTCGTGGTTACAGTAATGGTATTTTTACTGTTCTTCCTGGAATGGGCGGTGTTTACTCGGTATCTGTTACTATGATGTCAGGCTCTGTTACAGGTCACACTACTTTGAGGAAAAATGGAGATATTTTGGTGTGGCTATTCACTAACAAAGAATATGATATGGCATCCCAAACTATCAACATTCATCTG TGGTTCTTCCTCATGACTTATTTCAGGCTGATGTTGAGTAAAGAGCATGCCCCTGTTTTTGAAGTTCATGTTATGTGA